The following proteins are co-located in the Pseudarthrobacter siccitolerans genome:
- the purF gene encoding amidophosphoribosyltransferase, translated as MARGDGKLSHDLLPGEKGPQDACGVFGVWAPGEEVAKLTYYGLYALQHRGQESAGIATSDGKRINVYKDMGLVSQVFDETTLNTLTGHLAVGHCRYSTTGASHWANAQPTLGATSTGTVALAHNGNLTNTAELNAMIQERNGGQLTGEMKQGNTSDTALVTALLEGEPGKTLEETAIELLPKIKGGFCFVFMDEGTLYAARDTYGIRPLVLGRLERGWVVASEQSALATVGASFIREIEPGEFIAIDEQGVRSQRFAEPTPAGCVFEYVYLARPDAAIAGRSVYESRVEMGRQLARENTQVADIVIPVPESGTPAAVGYAEESGIPFAHGFVKNSYVGRTFIQPSQTLRQLGIRLKLNALESVIRGKRVVVVDDSIVRGNTQRAIVRMLREAGAASVHVKISSPPVQWPCFYGIDFASRAELIANGATIEEISQAIGADSLAYISEDGMIDATRQPRERLCTACFTGKYPIELPDANKLGKNLLERTDLGGLKPSPSALPGQTAALAVDPQEDPSEKAGATGCDPGPDSEFENLLTEADLVPDVHAATGADKKESV; from the coding sequence GTGGCACGCGGCGATGGAAAACTTTCTCATGATCTTCTCCCTGGCGAAAAAGGCCCCCAGGACGCCTGTGGCGTTTTTGGGGTCTGGGCACCAGGTGAAGAAGTAGCAAAACTCACCTACTACGGGCTGTATGCACTGCAGCACCGCGGCCAGGAGTCGGCTGGTATAGCCACCAGCGACGGCAAGCGGATCAACGTCTACAAGGACATGGGACTCGTCTCCCAGGTCTTCGACGAGACCACCCTGAACACCCTCACCGGCCACCTGGCCGTGGGGCACTGCCGCTACTCCACCACCGGAGCCAGCCACTGGGCCAACGCCCAGCCCACCCTCGGCGCCACCAGCACCGGCACCGTAGCCCTGGCGCACAACGGCAACCTCACCAACACCGCCGAGCTCAACGCCATGATCCAGGAACGCAATGGCGGCCAGCTCACCGGTGAAATGAAGCAGGGCAACACCTCGGACACTGCCCTGGTCACGGCCCTGCTGGAGGGCGAGCCTGGCAAGACCCTCGAAGAGACGGCCATCGAGCTCCTGCCCAAGATCAAGGGCGGCTTCTGCTTCGTCTTTATGGACGAGGGCACCCTCTACGCCGCACGCGACACCTACGGCATCCGTCCGCTGGTCCTGGGCCGGCTGGAACGCGGCTGGGTTGTGGCCTCCGAACAGTCCGCCCTCGCCACCGTCGGCGCCAGCTTCATCCGCGAAATCGAACCCGGCGAGTTCATCGCGATCGACGAGCAGGGCGTGCGTTCCCAGCGCTTTGCCGAGCCGACGCCGGCGGGCTGCGTTTTCGAGTACGTTTACCTTGCCCGTCCGGACGCCGCCATTGCCGGCCGCTCCGTCTACGAGTCCCGCGTGGAGATGGGCCGCCAGCTGGCCCGCGAAAACACGCAGGTGGCGGACATCGTCATCCCGGTTCCGGAATCCGGCACGCCCGCAGCCGTGGGCTACGCCGAAGAGTCCGGTATCCCGTTTGCCCACGGCTTCGTCAAAAACTCCTATGTGGGCCGCACCTTCATCCAGCCCTCACAGACGCTGCGCCAGCTGGGTATCCGGCTCAAGCTCAACGCCCTCGAATCCGTGATCCGCGGCAAGCGCGTGGTGGTGGTGGATGACTCGATCGTCCGCGGCAACACCCAGCGTGCCATCGTGCGGATGCTCCGCGAAGCCGGTGCAGCGTCCGTGCACGTGAAGATTTCCTCCCCGCCGGTTCAGTGGCCCTGCTTCTACGGCATCGATTTTGCCTCCCGTGCAGAACTCATCGCCAACGGCGCCACCATCGAGGAGATCTCCCAGGCCATCGGCGCCGATTCCCTCGCCTACATTTCCGAAGACGGCATGATCGACGCCACCCGGCAGCCGCGGGAGCGCCTGTGCACCGCCTGCTTCACGGGCAAATACCCCATCGAACTTCCGGACGCCAACAAACTGGGCAAGAACCTCCTCGAGCGCACGGACCTGGGCGGCCTGAAGCCTTCGCCGTCGGCCCTTCCGGGTCAGACAGCCGCCCTTGCCGTGGATCCGCAGGAGGACCCGTCGGAGAAGGCCGGCGCCACCGGCTGCGACCCCGGACCGGACTCCGAGTTTGAGAACCTGCTGACCGAAGCCGACCTCGTGCCAGACGTACACGCCGCCACCGGCGCTGACAAGAAAGAGTCCGTATGA
- the uraD gene encoding 2-oxo-4-hydroxy-4-carboxy-5-ureidoimidazoline decarboxylase: MKLAEFNTAEPARAAETLKPCIDVRRWVDTVTAARPFPSKDALLAFAAEAANPFTSAEVESAMAHHPRIGERPTAATTEASMSRSEQAGVDPADADVAQALALGNRDYEEKFGRVFLIRAAGRTAPQILQALKDRIANSPAKEDTIVAQQLREIAVLRLEGLITE; this comes from the coding sequence ATGAAGCTTGCCGAATTCAACACCGCGGAGCCTGCGCGCGCCGCGGAAACCCTCAAGCCCTGTATTGACGTCCGGCGCTGGGTGGACACCGTAACCGCAGCGCGGCCTTTCCCCTCAAAGGATGCGCTCCTGGCTTTTGCCGCAGAAGCCGCCAATCCGTTCACGTCCGCCGAAGTTGAGTCCGCCATGGCGCACCACCCCCGGATCGGGGAACGCCCGACGGCGGCCACTACCGAAGCGTCCATGTCCCGTTCGGAGCAGGCGGGCGTAGACCCCGCGGACGCTGACGTTGCGCAGGCTTTGGCGCTGGGCAACAGGGACTACGAGGAGAAGTTCGGCCGGGTCTTCCTGATCCGGGCCGCCGGACGCACCGCCCCCCAAATCCTGCAAGCCTTGAAGGACCGGATTGCCAACTCCCCCGCCAAAGAAGACACCATCGTGGCCCAGCAGCTGCGTGAGATTGCCGTTCTGCGGCTCGAAGGACTGATCACAGAATGA
- the uraH gene encoding hydroxyisourate hydrolase encodes MSVSHVTTHILDTGAGRPAAGVAVVLYQNDGGTWQKLAGSTTDADGRAKDLGPEQLEPGHYKLNFATGSYYAGQQTATFFPEVDLVFEVTGTEHYHVPLLLSPFAYSTYRGS; translated from the coding sequence ATGAGCGTCTCCCACGTCACCACCCACATCCTCGACACAGGGGCCGGACGCCCGGCGGCGGGGGTCGCCGTCGTGCTGTACCAAAACGACGGCGGCACCTGGCAGAAGCTTGCCGGCTCCACCACGGACGCTGACGGGCGGGCCAAGGACCTGGGTCCGGAGCAGCTCGAGCCGGGGCACTACAAGCTCAATTTCGCCACCGGCAGCTACTACGCGGGCCAGCAGACCGCCACGTTTTTCCCGGAGGTGGACCTGGTGTTCGAAGTCACCGGCACTGAGCACTACCACGTCCCGCTCCTGCTCAGCCCGTTCGCCTACTCCACGTACCGCGGCAGCTGA
- a CDS encoding STAS domain-containing protein: MEFSYEVKDSYAEVKADGRLNMVSAPKLREFVTDVIAGGSNRIVVNLENTAFMDSSGLGALIGCLKAARQAGGDLRIAAVQPQVKMVLQLTSMDKVLTAYGTAEEARQ, from the coding sequence ATGGAGTTTAGCTATGAGGTCAAGGACTCGTATGCGGAGGTCAAGGCGGACGGGCGGCTGAACATGGTCTCCGCGCCCAAACTGCGGGAGTTTGTCACCGATGTGATCGCCGGCGGATCCAACCGGATCGTGGTGAACCTGGAAAACACGGCGTTTATGGACTCCTCCGGCCTGGGTGCGCTGATCGGCTGCCTCAAGGCGGCCCGGCAGGCGGGCGGGGACCTCCGGATCGCGGCCGTGCAACCGCAGGTGAAGATGGTCCTGCAGCTCACCAGCATGGACAAGGTCCTGACGGCGTACGGTACTGCCGAAGAGGCTCGGCAATGA
- a CDS encoding DUF3073 domain-containing protein: MGRGRQKAKATKQARDIKYYSPNTDYSALQRELTGPSSRATSHYANEPVEPDYSAYVDKYADDLEEDDDEVDTRRIG, encoded by the coding sequence ATGGGGCGCGGCCGTCAAAAGGCAAAAGCTACCAAGCAGGCTCGGGATATCAAGTACTACTCCCCGAACACTGACTATTCGGCACTTCAGCGTGAGCTGACGGGCCCGAGCAGTCGTGCCACGAGCCATTATGCGAATGAGCCGGTTGAACCGGATTATTCGGCTTATGTGGATAAGTACGCGGATGATTTGGAAGAAGACGACGACGAGGTAGACACCCGTCGCATCGGCTAG
- a CDS encoding ATP-binding protein has product MTEVLASRSFRGLAAEDAIESVHNDLDSLWRDVPFVQDMDQMTFTTAVIESASNIVQHAEPAGQNAVELGVDITVQPTLLQARVSAYNAKPPFGLMEPATPGEDAESGRGLALIQALVTTVTFERQDGTNTWVLSRTSQR; this is encoded by the coding sequence ATGACTGAGGTCCTGGCGTCACGCAGCTTCCGGGGGCTGGCGGCAGAGGATGCCATCGAGTCGGTGCACAACGACCTCGACAGCCTGTGGCGCGACGTCCCCTTTGTGCAGGACATGGACCAGATGACGTTTACGACGGCGGTCATCGAGTCGGCGTCGAACATCGTCCAGCATGCGGAGCCGGCCGGGCAGAATGCGGTGGAGCTCGGCGTGGACATCACCGTCCAGCCCACGCTGCTCCAGGCCCGGGTCAGCGCCTACAACGCCAAGCCGCCGTTCGGGCTGATGGAGCCGGCAACACCCGGCGAGGACGCCGAGTCCGGCCGGGGCCTGGCGCTGATCCAGGCCCTCGTCACCACCGTCACGTTCGAGCGGCAGGACGGCACCAACACGTGGGTCCTGTCCCGGACGTCGCAGCGCTAG
- the purM gene encoding phosphoribosylformylglycinamidine cyclo-ligase, producing MTSAAPAAGNTSAANAAGITYASAGVDVEAGDRAVELMKGAVKATHNSSVIGGVGGFAGLYDVSRLLTFKKPLLATSTDGVGTKVAIAQAMDIHDTIGFDLVGMVVDDIVVVGAEPLYMTDYIACGKVVPERIADIVRGIAAACSVAGTALVGGETAEHPGLLGEHEYDVAGAATGVVEADQLLGPDRVRAGDVVIGMASSGLHSNGYSLVRRVINHAGWALDRQVSELGRTLGEELLEPTRVYAADCLDLARAFPVTGASAVHGFSHVTGGGLAANLARVLPQGLVATVDRSTWELPAIFKLVSELGNVPLADLERTLNLGVGMVAIVSAEAADAAVSRLNDRGLPSWVMGTVTEDSDSILKSGPDYVQGAKGVDGGAVRLVNAYA from the coding sequence ATGACTTCCGCTGCCCCCGCCGCCGGCAACACATCCGCTGCAAACGCTGCCGGCATCACCTACGCCTCCGCAGGCGTCGATGTTGAAGCCGGCGACCGCGCCGTCGAGCTGATGAAGGGTGCCGTCAAGGCAACCCACAACTCCTCGGTGATCGGCGGGGTAGGCGGCTTCGCCGGCCTCTACGACGTCTCCCGGCTCCTGACCTTCAAGAAGCCGCTGCTGGCGACCTCCACAGATGGCGTAGGCACCAAGGTTGCCATCGCCCAGGCCATGGACATCCACGACACCATCGGGTTCGACCTCGTGGGCATGGTGGTGGACGACATCGTGGTGGTTGGTGCAGAGCCGCTGTACATGACCGACTACATCGCCTGCGGCAAGGTGGTGCCTGAGCGCATCGCCGATATTGTCCGCGGCATCGCCGCCGCCTGCTCCGTGGCCGGCACCGCGCTGGTGGGCGGCGAAACCGCCGAGCACCCCGGCCTGCTGGGCGAGCACGAGTATGACGTCGCAGGCGCAGCCACGGGCGTGGTTGAAGCTGACCAGCTGCTGGGACCGGACCGGGTCCGCGCGGGAGATGTGGTCATTGGCATGGCCTCCTCCGGCCTGCACTCCAACGGCTACTCCCTGGTCCGCCGCGTGATCAACCACGCCGGATGGGCCCTGGACCGCCAGGTATCCGAACTCGGCCGCACCCTGGGCGAGGAACTCCTCGAGCCCACCCGCGTCTACGCTGCAGACTGCCTGGACCTGGCCCGCGCGTTCCCCGTCACAGGAGCTTCCGCCGTCCACGGCTTCAGCCACGTCACCGGCGGCGGCCTCGCAGCCAACCTGGCCCGCGTACTTCCCCAGGGCCTCGTGGCCACCGTGGACCGCTCCACCTGGGAACTGCCGGCCATCTTCAAGCTGGTGTCGGAGCTGGGCAACGTGCCGCTGGCAGACCTCGAGCGCACGCTGAACCTGGGCGTGGGCATGGTGGCAATCGTCTCCGCTGAGGCCGCCGACGCCGCCGTATCCCGTCTTAACGACCGGGGCCTGCCGTCCTGGGTGATGGGAACCGTTACCGAGGATTCCGATTCGATCCTCAAGTCCGGACCGGACTACGTGCAGGGCGCCAAGGGTGTGGACGGCGGCGCCGTCCGCTTGGTCAACGCCTACGCCTAA
- a CDS encoding glycosyltransferase family 2 protein, producing the protein MTRFWTRLVVVLTVVTGLNYVAWRWAASLNWDAWWIALPLVVAETYSLIDVMLFGMTVWRLKIRKGAPPPPHDATVDVFITTYNEDLDMVMTTALAAQKIRHPHSTWILDDGARAELKALAEQHGLGYVTRSEDWTSNLPRHAKAGNLNNALMQTQGEFLLILDADQIPEPDILEKTLGYFNNRRVALVQTPQYFSNVPVSDPLGSQAPLFYGPIQQGKDGWNAAFFCGSNAILRREALMQLGLVGYVKETEKSIRRALAASRSAIRQARRSADREAPLVAQVLDEVEAATREAQQDLEAGGALSEITYRVRRRVDTAVQTLVMADVEALQADLEEIAAMELAHVGESGVPVVADDAVQRMSARDWSPLGALESVQAVLDALSVERNDEAQPVMPLATISVTEDMATAMRMHAMGWESVYHHEILAYGLAPEDIATMLTQRLRWAQGTIQVLLRENPLVQKGLKLGQRLMYFATMWTYLSGYAAVIYFAAPIIYLLLGILPVTSLSWDFFIRFIPFMVVNQLLFAVAGRGIPTWRGQQYSLALFPTWIKACSTAARNVWFGRPLGFAVTPKARQSGGPSWSLIQPQIVVSVLLAVAAVVGIIRLATGFAEPLGTLVNVAWVIFDLVVMSILVRAVLYKGYEPAADPVVPGNTERNPDGV; encoded by the coding sequence GTGACCCGCTTCTGGACCCGCCTGGTAGTGGTGCTGACCGTTGTCACCGGGCTCAACTACGTCGCCTGGCGCTGGGCCGCCTCGTTGAACTGGGACGCCTGGTGGATCGCGTTGCCGCTGGTGGTCGCCGAGACCTACAGCCTGATCGACGTGATGCTGTTCGGTATGACTGTCTGGAGGCTGAAGATCCGCAAGGGCGCCCCGCCGCCACCCCACGATGCCACCGTAGACGTCTTCATCACCACGTACAACGAAGACCTGGACATGGTGATGACCACGGCACTCGCTGCCCAGAAGATCCGGCATCCCCACAGCACCTGGATCCTGGACGACGGCGCCCGGGCCGAACTCAAGGCCCTCGCGGAACAGCACGGCCTGGGCTACGTCACCCGCAGCGAGGACTGGACCTCCAACCTCCCCCGGCACGCCAAAGCCGGCAACCTGAACAACGCCCTGATGCAGACCCAGGGCGAGTTCCTCCTGATCCTGGACGCGGACCAGATCCCCGAGCCGGACATCCTCGAAAAGACCCTCGGCTACTTCAACAACCGCCGCGTCGCGCTGGTGCAGACCCCGCAGTACTTCAGCAACGTTCCGGTGAGCGATCCGCTCGGCAGCCAGGCACCCCTCTTCTACGGCCCCATCCAGCAGGGCAAGGACGGCTGGAATGCCGCCTTCTTCTGCGGCTCCAACGCCATCCTGCGCCGCGAGGCCCTGATGCAGCTGGGCCTGGTGGGCTACGTCAAGGAGACCGAGAAGAGCATCCGGCGCGCGCTGGCAGCTTCACGCTCGGCCATCAGGCAAGCCCGGCGGTCCGCGGACCGGGAGGCTCCACTCGTCGCCCAGGTGCTCGACGAGGTGGAGGCAGCCACCCGGGAAGCCCAGCAGGACCTCGAAGCAGGCGGAGCGCTGAGCGAGATCACGTACCGGGTGCGCCGCCGCGTGGATACTGCCGTACAGACCCTGGTGATGGCCGACGTCGAAGCCCTCCAGGCCGACCTCGAAGAGATCGCCGCCATGGAACTGGCCCATGTGGGCGAGTCCGGTGTTCCCGTAGTGGCGGACGATGCCGTCCAGCGCATGTCCGCCCGCGACTGGTCGCCGCTGGGCGCCCTGGAATCGGTGCAGGCCGTCCTGGACGCGCTGTCCGTGGAACGCAACGACGAAGCCCAGCCGGTCATGCCGCTGGCCACCATCTCCGTCACGGAGGACATGGCCACCGCGATGCGCATGCATGCCATGGGCTGGGAGAGCGTCTACCACCACGAGATCCTGGCCTATGGCCTCGCGCCCGAGGACATCGCCACCATGCTCACGCAGCGCCTGCGCTGGGCCCAGGGCACCATCCAGGTGCTGCTGCGTGAGAACCCGCTGGTCCAGAAGGGCCTCAAGCTTGGCCAGCGCCTCATGTACTTCGCCACCATGTGGACCTACCTCAGCGGCTACGCGGCAGTTATCTACTTCGCCGCCCCCATCATCTACCTGCTGCTGGGCATCCTTCCGGTGACGAGCCTGAGCTGGGACTTCTTCATCCGGTTCATCCCGTTTATGGTGGTCAACCAGCTGCTGTTCGCCGTTGCCGGCCGGGGCATCCCCACCTGGCGCGGCCAGCAGTACAGCCTGGCCCTGTTCCCCACCTGGATCAAGGCGTGTTCGACGGCGGCCCGCAACGTCTGGTTCGGCCGTCCCCTCGGCTTTGCCGTCACGCCTAAGGCCCGCCAGAGCGGCGGACCCAGCTGGAGCCTGATCCAGCCACAGATCGTGGTGTCGGTGCTGCTGGCGGTGGCCGCCGTCGTCGGAATTATCCGCCTGGCCACCGGCTTTGCCGAACCGCTCGGCACCCTGGTGAACGTCGCCTGGGTCATCTTCGACCTGGTGGTCATGAGCATTTTGGTGCGCGCAGTGCTTTACAAGGGTTACGAACCGGCAGCGGATCCCGTTGTCCCGGGGAACACAGAGAGGAATCCAGATGGAGTTTAG
- a CDS encoding PP2C family protein-serine/threonine phosphatase: MVSPPEIRRAVVIEDDPDIRGLLVRVLVKQGFDVTEAGAGLPGVEEVRRCQPDLVTLDLNLPDVDGLEVCKLLREFSDAFIVMLTARADELDKLTGLDNGADEYLSKPFSPRELQSRINALFRRRPSAAADSAARSELERATEVQQSLLPKEDIRVDGYDVAGVFRPSRSVGGDFYDWYQSPDGLHLTFADAMGKGMGAALIAATVRAVMRSMGHRQDLDGAFASASQSIAADLDSSNSFVTLFHARLDAASGTVNYVDAGHGLALHVRSGGAAHRLPSGGPPVGAWAGSQWPQSNLELAPGDSLVVVSDGVLDVFDSVEDFTEAVRSAIQNQDSAHAASGAILALAPAETAEDDVTVVVVRRLPEQAAA, encoded by the coding sequence ATGGTCTCTCCCCCCGAAATCCGTCGTGCCGTTGTCATCGAAGACGACCCGGACATCCGCGGGCTGCTGGTCCGGGTCCTGGTCAAGCAAGGCTTCGACGTAACGGAGGCCGGAGCCGGCCTGCCCGGGGTTGAGGAGGTCCGCCGCTGCCAGCCTGATTTGGTCACGCTGGACCTGAACCTGCCGGACGTTGACGGCCTCGAAGTCTGCAAGCTGCTCCGCGAATTCTCGGACGCCTTCATCGTGATGCTCACCGCGCGCGCCGATGAACTGGACAAGCTGACCGGCCTGGACAACGGGGCGGACGAGTACCTCAGCAAGCCGTTCAGCCCCCGCGAGCTGCAATCGCGGATCAATGCCCTCTTCCGCCGCCGGCCCTCCGCTGCCGCGGATTCAGCAGCCCGAAGTGAGCTGGAACGCGCCACAGAAGTCCAGCAAAGCCTCCTCCCCAAGGAGGACATCCGTGTGGACGGCTACGACGTCGCCGGCGTGTTCCGCCCCTCCCGCAGCGTGGGCGGGGACTTCTACGACTGGTACCAGTCACCGGACGGGCTCCACCTCACCTTCGCCGACGCCATGGGCAAGGGCATGGGTGCGGCGCTCATCGCGGCCACGGTCCGCGCGGTGATGCGCTCCATGGGGCACCGGCAGGACCTGGACGGCGCTTTCGCCTCCGCCAGCCAGTCGATCGCCGCAGACCTGGACTCCTCCAACTCCTTCGTCACGTTGTTCCACGCGCGTTTGGACGCAGCCTCCGGAACCGTCAACTATGTCGACGCCGGGCACGGACTTGCGCTGCACGTCCGCTCCGGCGGGGCTGCTCACCGGTTGCCCTCCGGCGGACCGCCGGTAGGCGCCTGGGCAGGCTCGCAGTGGCCGCAGTCCAACCTGGAACTCGCCCCGGGAGATTCCCTGGTGGTGGTCAGCGACGGCGTGCTGGACGTCTTCGACTCGGTGGAGGACTTCACCGAAGCCGTTCGAAGCGCCATCCAAAACCAGGATTCAGCGCACGCAGCCAGCGGCGCCATCCTGGCCCTCGCTCCTGCCGAGACAGCGGAGGACGACGTCACCGTGGTTGTGGTCCGCCGGCTGCCGGAGCAGGCAGCGGCGTGA
- a CDS encoding septum formation family protein — protein sequence MHPVNHQDVPPKPSSPPTAGLPRVPAAEYGVPAAEPPARNQGQVHHPQGPGDGRRQGNRRILWKAFFAVVLLVVIGSLVWLVLWLNSSGDPEASEGAGRGVLETTVTPPATPLPLPREVEPAAYALGDCFTDFDPEALKSTVVPCDTGHSAQLVAVFRYPEEVEYPGAEALKAKALEACQAAKLGPAAEQFTLNYERSFPSSTSWGSGDRRLDCYVTSPGGNNVNASVLP from the coding sequence ATGCACCCCGTGAACCACCAGGATGTCCCGCCCAAACCGAGCTCGCCACCCACCGCCGGCCTCCCGCGGGTCCCCGCCGCTGAGTACGGCGTACCGGCGGCCGAGCCGCCGGCACGGAACCAGGGCCAGGTTCACCACCCCCAGGGGCCGGGCGATGGCCGGAGGCAGGGAAACCGGCGGATCCTCTGGAAGGCATTCTTCGCCGTCGTCCTGCTCGTGGTCATCGGGTCGCTGGTGTGGCTCGTCCTGTGGCTGAACTCCAGTGGGGATCCCGAAGCCTCAGAAGGTGCCGGCCGGGGAGTGCTGGAAACAACCGTCACGCCCCCGGCGACGCCACTGCCCCTGCCGCGGGAGGTGGAGCCTGCCGCCTATGCTCTGGGCGACTGCTTCACGGACTTTGACCCCGAAGCGCTGAAATCCACGGTGGTGCCCTGCGACACCGGCCACTCCGCCCAGCTGGTTGCGGTGTTCCGCTACCCGGAAGAGGTCGAATATCCCGGCGCGGAAGCGCTCAAAGCCAAAGCCCTGGAAGCGTGCCAGGCGGCAAAACTCGGGCCGGCCGCGGAGCAATTCACCTTGAACTACGAGCGGAGCTTTCCCAGCTCCACCAGCTGGGGGTCAGGAGATCGACGACTGGACTGCTACGTGACGTCCCCCGGCGGGAACAACGTTAACGCGAGCGTGCTGCCCTAG
- a CDS encoding sensor histidine kinase, producing the protein MQTLTDQDAARELELREYGLIPAAGETLALRDARARGALDNLVRLAASLCGVPYSVVNIITADQQLQIAASGIDRVVCSREDSMCASVFLSPGTTVVRDASQDPRFAANPFVTGEIAQVRFYASVPLRTSSGLVLGSLCVFSDTAELPTRGQIELVEVLAHQVVELLELQHRTLQLNDALAELQRSNAMLSEFAGRVSHDLRAPLTTILGYVELAEDDPGIPPNHPAKEYLEHIGSGGQRMLSALEDVLDYSRADGQLNRERVSLLGVTAEAARDLGLDLGLSSGILCEDAELYADRAQLRTLVQNLLANSLNYRDRKREPKVTVTATRCSRGVTIHVADNGRGILPSERRKAVEPLMRLNRPGDGPGTGLGLATCRRIAQAHGGELFIGDTPGGGTTVSVVFLD; encoded by the coding sequence ATGCAAACGCTGACCGATCAGGATGCCGCACGTGAGCTTGAGCTGCGGGAATACGGGCTGATACCTGCTGCCGGCGAAACTCTTGCGCTAAGGGATGCCCGGGCAAGGGGCGCACTGGACAATCTGGTGCGGCTGGCTGCCTCGTTGTGCGGGGTGCCCTACAGCGTGGTCAACATCATCACGGCGGACCAGCAGTTGCAGATTGCGGCCTCCGGCATCGACCGGGTCGTCTGTTCCCGGGAAGACTCGATGTGCGCGAGCGTGTTCCTCAGCCCCGGGACAACCGTGGTGCGGGATGCCTCCCAGGACCCGCGCTTTGCTGCCAACCCGTTTGTGACGGGGGAAATCGCACAGGTCCGCTTCTATGCCTCGGTGCCGCTCAGGACTTCCAGCGGCCTGGTGCTGGGCTCACTGTGCGTGTTCTCCGATACCGCCGAACTTCCCACGCGCGGACAGATCGAGCTGGTGGAGGTGCTGGCGCACCAGGTGGTGGAGCTTCTCGAGCTCCAGCACCGCACCCTGCAGCTCAACGACGCCCTGGCGGAACTCCAGCGCAGCAACGCGATGCTGTCCGAGTTTGCCGGCCGGGTCAGCCACGACCTTCGCGCTCCCCTCACTACCATCCTTGGTTACGTGGAGTTGGCCGAAGACGATCCCGGGATTCCCCCTAACCACCCGGCCAAGGAGTACCTGGAACATATCGGCAGCGGCGGGCAGCGCATGTTGAGCGCTTTGGAGGACGTGCTGGACTATTCCCGGGCGGACGGGCAGCTGAACCGTGAGCGTGTTTCCCTGCTGGGTGTCACGGCAGAGGCGGCCCGGGACCTTGGACTGGACCTCGGGCTGAGCAGCGGAATCCTGTGCGAGGACGCGGAGCTGTACGCCGACCGGGCCCAGCTGCGCACGCTGGTGCAGAACCTGCTCGCGAACTCCCTGAATTACCGGGACCGGAAGCGGGAGCCCAAGGTGACAGTAACGGCCACCCGGTGCTCCCGCGGGGTTACGATCCACGTGGCCGATAACGGCAGGGGCATCCTGCCATCAGAGCGCAGGAAGGCCGTGGAACCCCTGATGCGGCTGAACCGCCCCGGCGATGGTCCGGGGACAGGGCTGGGCCTGGCAACCTGCCGCCGGATCGCCCAGGCGCACGGCGGCGAGCTCTTCATCGGCGATACCCCGGGCGGCGGGACTACGGTGTCGGTGGTATTCCTGGACTAG